A single region of the Chrysoperla carnea chromosome 5, inChrCarn1.1, whole genome shotgun sequence genome encodes:
- the LOC123299658 gene encoding phospholipase A2-like isoform X2, with protein sequence MTIQLYFLILLLCITITQCTVLVADLTMSRMIELNAKPPFCTFHSERGTIQRMLLASDQRRVRQMSNNAISLLEEICRNNKVTSMHQGGFIYPGTKWCGPGDVAKNYTDLGYNKAEDVCCREHDHCPNIIKSGECKNGICNTSHFTRSHCDCDARFRRCLQSLNTEVANTLGAVFFNVVQVTCFKERRPCSQWQRSKNQCAYEFRQSPKYPNQKVMPPVYRQNDDGHFLEKVFTGVLYKVLQFFPGGRLRKN encoded by the exons ATGACCATACAACTTTACTTTCTAATTTTACTATTATGTATCACAATAACACAATGCACAGTACTTGTAGCCGATTTAACAATGTCTcgaatgattgaattaaatgcGAAACCTCCATTTTGTACTTTTCACAGTGAAAg AGGTACAATACAACGAATGCTTTTAGCATCCGATCAACGCCGAGTCCGACAAATGTCGAATAATGCGATATCACTTTTAGAGGAGATATGTCGAAATAATAAAGTAACATCAATGCATCAGGGTGGTTTTATTTATCCAGGCACGAAATGGTGTGGCCCAG GCGATGttgcaaaaaattatacagaTCTAGGATACAATAAAGCAGAGGATGTTTGCTGCCGCGAACACGATCATTGcccaaatataattaaaagtgGCGAATGTAAAAATGGTATTTGTAATACATCGCATTTTACAAG gtCACATTGTGATTGCGACGCAAGATTTCGTCGATGTTTGCAGAGTTTAAATACAGAAGTAGCGAATACCTTAGGCGCTGTATTCTTTAATGTAGTTCAAGTTACTTGTTTTAAAGAGCGTCGGCCATGTTCACAATGGCAAAG ATCCAAGAATCAATGTGCATACGAATTTAGACAATCACCAAAATATCCAAATCAAAAAGTTATGCCACCAGTATATCGTCAAAACGATGATGgtcattttttggaaaaagtcTTTACAGGAGTACTGTATAAAGTTCTACAATTCTTCCCTGGTGGACGTTTAAGAAAGAATTAA
- the LOC123299658 gene encoding phospholipase A2-like isoform X3, producing the protein MFVLLNKMTIQLYFLILLLCITITQCTVLVADLTMSRMIELNAKPPFCTFHSERGTIQRMLLASDQRRVRQMSNNAISLLEEICRNNKVTSMHQGGFIYPGTKWCGPGDVAKNYTDLGYNKAEDVCCREHDHCPNIIKSGECKNGICNTSHFTRSHCDCDARFRRCLQSLNTEVANTLGAVFFNVVQVTCFKERRPCSQWQRNGYNKNESDILCAQWKYRPSEKYIPLMPLPYMK; encoded by the exons ATGACCATACAACTTTACTTTCTAATTTTACTATTATGTATCACAATAACACAATGCACAGTACTTGTAGCCGATTTAACAATGTCTcgaatgattgaattaaatgcGAAACCTCCATTTTGTACTTTTCACAGTGAAAg AGGTACAATACAACGAATGCTTTTAGCATCCGATCAACGCCGAGTCCGACAAATGTCGAATAATGCGATATCACTTTTAGAGGAGATATGTCGAAATAATAAAGTAACATCAATGCATCAGGGTGGTTTTATTTATCCAGGCACGAAATGGTGTGGCCCAG GCGATGttgcaaaaaattatacagaTCTAGGATACAATAAAGCAGAGGATGTTTGCTGCCGCGAACACGATCATTGcccaaatataattaaaagtgGCGAATGTAAAAATGGTATTTGTAATACATCGCATTTTACAAG gtCACATTGTGATTGCGACGCAAGATTTCGTCGATGTTTGCAGAGTTTAAATACAGAAGTAGCGAATACCTTAGGCGCTGTATTCTTTAATGTAGTTCAAGTTACTTGTTTTAAAGAGCGTCGGCCATGTTCACAATGGCAAAG AAATGGTTACAATAAGAATGAATCTGATATTTTATGCGCACAATGGAAATATCGGCCATCGGAAAAATACATTCCATTAATGCCTTTACCATATatgaagtaa
- the LOC123299658 gene encoding phospholipase A2-like isoform X1, which translates to MFVLLNKMTIQLYFLILLLCITITQCTVLVADLTMSRMIELNAKPPFCTFHSERGTIQRMLLASDQRRVRQMSNNAISLLEEICRNNKVTSMHQGGFIYPGTKWCGPGDVAKNYTDLGYNKAEDVCCREHDHCPNIIKSGECKNGICNTSHFTRSHCDCDARFRRCLQSLNTEVANTLGAVFFNVVQVTCFKERRPCSQWQRSKNQCAYEFRQSPKYPNQKVMPPVYRQNDDGHFLEKVFTGVLYKVLQFFPGGRLRKN; encoded by the exons ATGACCATACAACTTTACTTTCTAATTTTACTATTATGTATCACAATAACACAATGCACAGTACTTGTAGCCGATTTAACAATGTCTcgaatgattgaattaaatgcGAAACCTCCATTTTGTACTTTTCACAGTGAAAg AGGTACAATACAACGAATGCTTTTAGCATCCGATCAACGCCGAGTCCGACAAATGTCGAATAATGCGATATCACTTTTAGAGGAGATATGTCGAAATAATAAAGTAACATCAATGCATCAGGGTGGTTTTATTTATCCAGGCACGAAATGGTGTGGCCCAG GCGATGttgcaaaaaattatacagaTCTAGGATACAATAAAGCAGAGGATGTTTGCTGCCGCGAACACGATCATTGcccaaatataattaaaagtgGCGAATGTAAAAATGGTATTTGTAATACATCGCATTTTACAAG gtCACATTGTGATTGCGACGCAAGATTTCGTCGATGTTTGCAGAGTTTAAATACAGAAGTAGCGAATACCTTAGGCGCTGTATTCTTTAATGTAGTTCAAGTTACTTGTTTTAAAGAGCGTCGGCCATGTTCACAATGGCAAAG ATCCAAGAATCAATGTGCATACGAATTTAGACAATCACCAAAATATCCAAATCAAAAAGTTATGCCACCAGTATATCGTCAAAACGATGATGgtcattttttggaaaaagtcTTTACAGGAGTACTGTATAAAGTTCTACAATTCTTCCCTGGTGGACGTTTAAGAAAGAATTAA